The following nucleotide sequence is from Luteibaculum oceani.
TGGAAAAAGAAGGCAAAGCTCCCACTCCTGTTTTTGTTCCCGGTGATCAAGAAGAGAAAAGAAGATCTGCCCAAAGAGCCAAGCCTTTAAACCAGGCAAAACAAGCTCCCACACCTGAAGAATTAACCGCTACTGAAAAGCCGAAAAAGCATTGGGTTAAAAAGACTAAGAAGAGAAGAATAAAGCCAGCCAAAGTTTTAATCGCCATACTTGTTGTAATGTTTCTGGCGACCCTGGTTGCTTTTTTCCCAGAGATTCAAAGTTTTGCTAATGGAATCCAGAGCAAAAATCCGAATGTTCCAGCGAGCTATAAATCTCGAACTACACAACCCGTAGATTATAAATTGGTGGAGTTAAAACAGATTATGGAAATGGAACGCAGAAATGCCTTTTTCATCAATCTTACTCAGGAGGTAGACCAAGAACCAGGATTGCGTTTGGACGATAATTACGCTACCATGGTTTTAAAAGACTCCAAAAAAGAGGTGGAGGCCATAAAAGCAAAAACGGCTGAAAAAAAAAATACCAACGTAAGTAAGCCCACTCCAAAACCAGTAAAAAAACAAAGCACTGCTACACCACGTCGTGCAACCCGACCAGTGGTAAAAGAAAAAATTACTACCCTTCCCCCGAAACCCATAATTGTGGTGGAAGACCCTCTACCCAATTCCGTTTCGGATTCCATTTCCCTGCCTGAAGTGCAAATTCTTGGCGACAAAAAAACAATACAACAAATTATTGTAGAACCAACGTCTAACAAGAGATTTAGAAATACCGTATTGGAAGTGCTGGATGGAATTGGCGGTAAAAAAGTTATTTACGAAAGAAGACCAGATGGAAGTTACAGATTTGTTATGGAGCTCCCCTTTGTAACCATTGATAGGACTATAACAGACTGATTTGGCACGGATTTGGTAAAGCAATACAAAACTCAATTGCTATGAAAAAGATTTACGCATTATTTATTGTCGCCTGTTTCATAGGGCCCCTTACCCAAGCACAAGGCAAAAACGACAACAAAGTAGATACTACCTTAATCCAAATTGGTGAGCGCACTCAGGTCATTTACATTAGAGATAAGGAACCGGTAAGAGAAGAAGCCTATTTCCGCGAAACGGTAGAAGGAGATATTTTAATTGGTCAAACCTCAAAAGGCAGAAAAAAGAGAACCAGCTTTTTTACCGGAATAGACCTTGGAATTAATTTCATGGCTTCTGGAGGTAACACGTCTGTACCTGGAGCTACCGAATGGCAAACGGAACCTGGAAAATCACTCTATTGGGCACTTAACCTGGCCAAAAAAGAATTTAACATTACCGGAAACCAATATTTCATGGTTGGTTTAGGATTAAATTACCGCTCTTTCACCCCAACCGATTTTTATGATATTTCGGTAACCAGAGATACCACACAATTGGTACCTACTAGTAAATTAAACCCTCACAAGAACAAATTAAGAAGTACTTATATCCAAATTCCAACGCTTTTTAGCTTTAACACTAGCAGAGATTTGGATAGAAACTTTCATATTTCTGCCGGTCTTATTACCAACTTACGAATTGGAGCTGTTTACAAACAGAAATACAGGCTGAACGGAAATTTCCAAAAGGATAAAACCAGAGACGACTTTAACCTGTCTCCTATCCTATTCGACGCAACGGTGCGCGTAGGTTTTAGCTCTTTCACCCTATTTGCAACCTACGCTTTAACCCCTTTATTCGAAGACGGTGCAACACAGGCTACATTGCAGCCATTTGCCGTGGGAATTCAGATTCTAGGTTTTTAACCAATCTGTACGCTTTCAGTACGCCGCATTTTCTAACTTAGCCGATCTAAAATTTACTCTATGCAGAATAAATTCGATAGGCTAGATAGCATGATCTCCGAGGCCAAATTAGGTGGAGGAGAAAAAAGAATAAAGGCACAACACGACAAAGGAAAATTAACCGCTAGAGAGCGTATACACTTTTTACTCGACGAAGGTAGCTTCGAAGAGATCGGACAACTTGTAACACACCGCTCTACCAATTTCGGTTTAGACAACCAGAAATTTTTAGGAGACGGAGTAGTAACCGGATATGGTAAAATTGAGGGAAGATTAGTTTATGTATTCTCTCAAGATTTTACCGTTTTGGGAGGATCTTTAGCTGAGGCCCACGCAGAAAAAATCTGCAAAATCATGGACCTTGCTCTTAAAAATGGTGCTCCGGTTATCGGGTTAAATGATTCGGGAGGAGCGCGTATTCAAGAGGGGGTTGTTTCTCTTGGTGGATATGCCGACATCTTTTATCGCAACACCATAGCAAGTGGGGTTATCCCTCAACTTTCCGCCATTATGGGACCTTGCGCCGGGGGAGCCGTTTATAGCCCTGCCCTTACCGATTTCATCTACATGGTGGATGGAACTTCGTACATGTTTGTTACTGGTCCAAACGTAGTTAAAACGGTAACCCATGAGGAGGTAACTTCTGAGGAACTGGGTGGAGCCCAGACCCATGCATCCAAATCAGGTGTTACGCACTTTGCTTGCCAAAACGAACTCGATTGCATCCAACGATTGAGAAAAACTTTGAGCTACATTCCTCAGAACTGTGAGGAACAGCCACCGGCATTGGACTACACTCCAGGAAATGAAATGCGACCAAAGCTGGATGAAATTATTCCTGAATCGCCTAACCAACCCTACGATATCCGAGATGTCATCAATCAAACCATTGATGACAATAGTTTCTTTGAGGTACACGAAGATTTCGCTGCTAACATTGTAGTTGGATTCGGTCGCCTAGGAGGAAAAAGTATAGGAATTGTTGCCAACCAACCGGCGTACTTAGCAGGTGTATTAGATATTAATGCAAGTAACAAGGCAGCTCGCTTTGTTCGCTTCTGCGACTCTTTCAATATTCCACTACTAGTTTTCGAAGATGTACCAGGATTTTTACCAGGAACAGATCAGGAGTGGAATGCAATTATTACCAATGGTGCTAAGTTGCTTTATGCTTTCTGTGAAGCTACCGTACCAAGAATTACGGTAATTACCAGAAAAGCATACGGTGGAGCCTACGATGTAATGAACTCCAAGCACATTGGTGCCGACATGAATTTTGCTTGGCCTAGTGCAGAGATTGCGGTTATGGGAGCCAAGGGAGCAGCGGAAATTATCTTTAAAAAGGAAATTAAATCCGCCGACAACCCAACGGAAAAATGGCAAGAAAAAGAAGCGGAGTACGCTGAATTATTTGCCCATCCATACAACGCGGCAGCTCGTGGTTACATCGATGAAGTAATTAAGCCACATCAGACCCGCGAAAAATTAATTCGCGCTTTTGATATGCTTAAAAATAAGGTGGCGGAATTACCTAAAAAGAAACACGGAAATATCCCATTATAGGAAAGTTAGGATGCTGCATTATTAGTCTATTTTAACGTCAAGTAGCCGAGAATAATCAGTACTTTTCAGTTGGTAAATACCAAGATCATGAAAAAAATACTCATTGCTGTAATCATCTTAACTGCCACAATAATCGCTGGATTTGCGTTAAAGGGGCCTCTCAATATTGAGACCATTGCTATTGGTAGCAAAGCTCCTTTGAGTGAACATCCGCTTACCTACCCAGATTCTGAGCGAAGTGAAACACTAGCATCTCTTAACCAGGAAAATGGCTTATTGGTTGTATTTAGCTGTAACACTTGTCCGTTCGTTGTGGCTTGGGAGGATAGATATAACGACCTACATGAATTGGCAAAATCTAATAATGTTGGAATGGTATTGGTAAACAGCAACGAAGCTAAAAGAGCAGGAGATGATGCGCCAGATGCCATGATTGCTCACGCAAGAAAGCTTGGTTATACCATGCCTTATTTAATAGATGACAACCACAACCTAGCCGATGCTTTTGGAGCAAAAACTACTCCTCATGTATTCTTATTTAACAAGAACTTAGAGTTGGTTTACGAAGGAGCAATTGACGATAATTACAAATCTGCAAAAGACGTTAAGCAAAGCTATTGCGCAGATGCGATCAAAGAAATGGCTGCAGGTAAAAAGGTGTCTACTCCAACTAGCCCAGCTAAAGGATGTAGTATTAAGCGCGTTAAAGCGTAAACGCTGGATATAAATTATTAGAAAATCCACTTCAAATCGAGGTGGATTTTTTTGTTTTCGGGCTTATTCCGAATAGAATTATTTTTTTTGCAAAAAGTTTTTTCAACGATATGAATGTACTGGTGTTAGGTTCGGGTGGTAGAGAGCATACCATCGCTCATAAAATTGCCCAGAGCTCACTTTTAGATCAATTATATGTTGCACCAGGAAATGCTGGTACAGCCCAGATTGCAACCAATTTAAATATTAAAGAAACCGATTTCCAAGCGGTTAAAAAAGCGGTTCTAGACCATAACATTTCTCTTGTAGTGGTGGGTCCTGAAGCTCCTTTAGTGGCTGGTATTAGCGACTTTTTTGCGGCGGATAAAGATTTGAGCCACGTTAATATTTTGGGCCCCAAAAAAGCGGGAGCCATCTTAGAGGGTTCTAAGGATTTTTCTAAAGCTTTTATGAAGCGCCACAATATCCCTACGGCTGCTTACCAAACTTTTGGGGAGTCGGAATTATTGGCAGCATACAAGTTTTTAGACCAGTTAAAAGCTCCTTATGTTCTTAAAGCAGATGGTTTAGCTGCTGGAAAAGGGGTGCTTATTCTCGATAGTAAAGAAGAAGCCAAAGCGGCATTAAAAGAAATGCTTGAGGATAAAAAATTCGGAGAAGCATCTGCCAAGGTGGTTATTGAAGAATTTTTATCGGGAATTGAGCTGAGTGTTTTTGTTTTAACGGACGGAAAAAATTACCGAATTCTTCCCGAAGCAAAAGATTACAAACGAATAGGAGAAGGCGACACCGGACTTAATACTGGTGGAATGGGTGCCGTATCTCCAGTAAAATTTGCCGATAGAGTCTTTATGGAAAAGGTGGAAAACAATATTGTTATTCCTACCATCAAAGGCCTACAAAAAGAAGATATTGAGTACTGTGGATTTATCTTCATCGGATTGATGAACGTAAATGGAGATCCATATGTAATAGAATACAACTGTAGAATGGGTGATCCAGAGACGGAGGTGGTTATCCCAAGAATCCAATCGGATCTTTTAGTAATGTTCGACTCGGTATTTGATGGAACCTTATCTGAGGCAGATTTAGCGGTAGATCCAAGAACGGCTACAACGGTAATCGCCGTTTCAGGAGGATATCCTGAAGCCTATGAAAAAGGTAAAAAGATAGTTGGACTAGAAGAAGCTTCTAACAAAGACAAATCCGAAGAGCTTTTAGTATTCCATGCTGGAACAAA
It contains:
- a CDS encoding porin family protein, which encodes MKKIYALFIVACFIGPLTQAQGKNDNKVDTTLIQIGERTQVIYIRDKEPVREEAYFRETVEGDILIGQTSKGRKKRTSFFTGIDLGINFMASGGNTSVPGATEWQTEPGKSLYWALNLAKKEFNITGNQYFMVGLGLNYRSFTPTDFYDISVTRDTTQLVPTSKLNPHKNKLRSTYIQIPTLFSFNTSRDLDRNFHISAGLITNLRIGAVYKQKYRLNGNFQKDKTRDDFNLSPILFDATVRVGFSSFTLFATYALTPLFEDGATQATLQPFAVGIQILGF
- a CDS encoding acyl-CoA carboxylase subunit beta, coding for MQNKFDRLDSMISEAKLGGGEKRIKAQHDKGKLTARERIHFLLDEGSFEEIGQLVTHRSTNFGLDNQKFLGDGVVTGYGKIEGRLVYVFSQDFTVLGGSLAEAHAEKICKIMDLALKNGAPVIGLNDSGGARIQEGVVSLGGYADIFYRNTIASGVIPQLSAIMGPCAGGAVYSPALTDFIYMVDGTSYMFVTGPNVVKTVTHEEVTSEELGGAQTHASKSGVTHFACQNELDCIQRLRKTLSYIPQNCEEQPPALDYTPGNEMRPKLDEIIPESPNQPYDIRDVINQTIDDNSFFEVHEDFAANIVVGFGRLGGKSIGIVANQPAYLAGVLDINASNKAARFVRFCDSFNIPLLVFEDVPGFLPGTDQEWNAIITNGAKLLYAFCEATVPRITVITRKAYGGAYDVMNSKHIGADMNFAWPSAEIAVMGAKGAAEIIFKKEIKSADNPTEKWQEKEAEYAELFAHPYNAAARGYIDEVIKPHQTREKLIRAFDMLKNKVAELPKKKHGNIPL
- a CDS encoding thioredoxin family protein; amino-acid sequence: MKKILIAVIILTATIIAGFALKGPLNIETIAIGSKAPLSEHPLTYPDSERSETLASLNQENGLLVVFSCNTCPFVVAWEDRYNDLHELAKSNNVGMVLVNSNEAKRAGDDAPDAMIAHARKLGYTMPYLIDDNHNLADAFGAKTTPHVFLFNKNLELVYEGAIDDNYKSAKDVKQSYCADAIKEMAAGKKVSTPTSPAKGCSIKRVKA
- the purD gene encoding phosphoribosylamine--glycine ligase; this encodes MNVLVLGSGGREHTIAHKIAQSSLLDQLYVAPGNAGTAQIATNLNIKETDFQAVKKAVLDHNISLVVVGPEAPLVAGISDFFAADKDLSHVNILGPKKAGAILEGSKDFSKAFMKRHNIPTAAYQTFGESELLAAYKFLDQLKAPYVLKADGLAAGKGVLILDSKEEAKAALKEMLEDKKFGEASAKVVIEEFLSGIELSVFVLTDGKNYRILPEAKDYKRIGEGDTGLNTGGMGAVSPVKFADRVFMEKVENNIVIPTIKGLQKEDIEYCGFIFIGLMNVNGDPYVIEYNCRMGDPETEVVIPRIQSDLLVMFDSVFDGTLSEADLAVDPRTATTVIAVSGGYPEAYEKGKKIVGLEEASNKDKSEELLVFHAGTKLDGEDVLTNGGRVLAFTSLGADMEKALQGSYKALNKVCFDGIYYRKDIGQDLI